CGGAAGGCGTCCAGATCGACATCCTCGACCACTTCCATGCCCATCTCCTGCACCGTGGCCTTGGCCTTGGCCGTCGCCTCGGCGATCACGGCCGAGGTTTCCTGACCGGCGGCGCGGCACTCCTCGACCAGGGCGGTCTGGTAGTCGGCCGGCAGCTTGTTGAACCAGGCCGAACTGACAACCTGGAAGTTGACCAGCAGTATGTGCTTGGTCTCGTTGGCATATTTCAGCACTTCGAACAGCTTGCCGGCGGTGATGTTGGGGTAGACCAGCTCCGCTCCGTCAATGGCGCGCTGCTGAAGCCCAGGATAGACTTCGCCAAAGGCCATCGCCACCGGCTCGGCCCCGAGAGCGCGGATCGATTCCTGCCAGATCGGCGCGGGAGGGGTGCGTATGCGCTGACCGGCCAGGTCGGCGGGGCTGCGGATCGGCTTCATGGTGAAGAAGTTGCGGAACCCCTGGACCCAGTCGAAGCAGACCACCTTGAGCCCGTGGTCATCGGCCAGTTCCTGCAGCCATTTCTGGATTGTCGGCAATTCGGTCAAGGCAAACACCTCGTCCATGCTCGACACGAAGTAGGGGCCGTTG
The window above is part of the Tepidamorphus gemmatus genome. Proteins encoded here:
- a CDS encoding C4-dicarboxylate TRAP transporter substrate-binding protein; the encoded protein is MEEDMPLARTVTAALAATALWAAALPATAQEFTLRFNHVLGPSEPFHQGFLNWAERVNKRTNGGLKMEVFHSAQLGVEEDIIEQIRQGANIGQNTDSARLGNYVPGIAIINGPYFVSSMDEVFALTELPTIQKWLQELADDHGLKVVCFDWVQGFRNFFTMKPIRSPADLAGQRIRTPPAPIWQESIRALGAEPVAMAFGEVYPGLQQRAIDGAELVYPNITAGKLFEVLKYANETKHILLVNFQVVSSAWFNKLPADYQTALVEECRAAGQETSAVIAEATAKAKATVQEMGMEVVEDVDLDAFREAGKAAYAKLGLTEAVEQVRAEMASR